A single Brassica rapa cultivar Chiifu-401-42 chromosome A04, CAAS_Brap_v3.01, whole genome shotgun sequence DNA region contains:
- the LOC103863451 gene encoding nicastrin isoform X2, with the protein MAMGLPRLVATAFTLTLVSIFLPLPFSLAGEITSIESVPDLQRLMYVAVDGYPCVRLLNLSGEIGCSNPGLSKVVAPIIKLKDVKDLVQPHTVLVTPDEMEDFFTRVSNDLSFASKIGGVLIESGSSFQQKLKGLSPDNMFPQAEFSPYGNVEYKWNPTASSIMWKAYNFPVYLLSESGMSAVHEFLSKKERKHKTYTSDVAEFSMVMETTKAGTHNSEACLQEGTCLPLGGYSVWSSLPPINVSSSNNRKPIVLTVASMDSASFFRDKSFGADSPISGLVALLGAVDALSRVEGFSNLKKQLVFLVLTGETWGYLGSRRFLHELDLHSDAVAGLSDTLIETVLEIGSVGKGLSGGINTFFAHKTRVSSATNKTLDALKVAQDSFASKNIKILSADKTNPGIPPSSLMAFMKKNPQTSAVVLEDFDTKFANKFYHSHLDDLSNVNSSSVVAAASVVARTLYILASDNKDTSSSALGSIQVNASFVEELLACLLSCEPGLSCNLVKDYISPTNTCPGNYAGVMSGEPSSNPYLGSVSDVSRFLWNFLAEKTSVQKGNTTSVCSKGSCSRTDQVCIKAESNKEGTCVVSTTRYVPAYSTRLKYADGAWTILPQNTSDSMGMVDPVWTESNWNTIGLQVYTVQHSAYDNAVLVAGITVTTLAYFGIMVAKSFITKALKQD; encoded by the exons ATGGCAATGGGACTTCCTCGTCTCGTTGCTACTGCTTTTACACTTACTCTAGTTTCAATCTTTCTCCCTCTCCCGTTCTCTCTCGCTG gtGAGATAACATCAATTGAATCTGTTCCTGACCTTCAGAGGCTTATGTATGTTGCTGTTGATGGTTATCCTTGTGTGCGCCTCCTCAATCTCTCTGGAGAGATTGGCTGTTCCA ATCCTGGATTGAGTAAGGTGGTGGCTCCAATCATTAAACTAAAGGATGTTAAAGATTTGGTTCAGCCACACACTGTTTTGGTCACACCTGATGAGATGGAAGATTTTTTTACCAG GGTGTCAAATGATTTGAGTTTTGCTAGCAAAATTGGTGGCGTTCTAATTGAGTCAGGATCTAGCTTTCAACAAAAGTTAAAAG GTCTTTCCCCTGATAACATGTTTCCTCAGGCGGAGTTTTCACCATATGGAAACGTTGAGTATAAATGGAATCCAACG GCATCAAGCATTATGTGGAAAGCTTATAATTTTCCTGTGTACTTGTTGTCAGAAAGTGGTATGTCAGCTGTGCACGAG TTCCTTTCCAAGAAAGAGAGGAAGCATAAAACTTATACCAGTGACGTTGCTGAATTCAGTATGGTTATGGAG ACTACCAAAGCTGGTACACACAATTCGGAGGCTTGTTTACAGGAAGGAACTTGCCTCCCATTGGGCGGATATAG TGTTTGGTCCTCACTTCCACCAATCAACGTTTCTTCTTCCAACAATCGCAAACCAATTGTGCTAACTGTGGCCTCCATGGATTCTGCATCATTTTTCCGTGACAAGAGCTTTGGTGCAGATTCACCGATATCT GGACTGGTAGCTCTTCTGGGAGCAGTTGACGCTCTTTCTCGAGTTGAGGGTTTTAGTAATCTCAAAAAGCAG CTTGTATTTTTGGTTTTGACCGGAGAAACATGGGGTTACCTTGGCAGCAGGAGGTTCTTACACGAACTAGATCTCCATTCAGATGCTGTTGCAGGCCTTAGTGATACCCTGATTGAAACG GTGCTTGAAATAGGATCCGTAGGAAAAGGCTTGAGTGGAGGGATCAATACCTTCTTTGCTCATAAAACCAGG GTTTCTTCTGCTACAAACAAGACACTGGATGCTTTAAAGGTAGCTCAGGATTCATTTGCATCAAAGAATATCAAGATTCTTTCAGCTGATAAGACAAACCCTGGAATACCTCCATCATCCTTGATGGCATTCATGAAAAAG AACCCTCAGACTTCAGCTGTTGTTCTTGAAGACTTTGATACCAAGTTTGCGAACAAGTTCTACCATAGTCACCTCGATGATTTGT CAAATGTCAACTCCTCATCTGTAGTAGCTGCTGCTTCTGTTGTGGCCCGTACGCTTTACATCCTTGCAAGTGACAACAAAGATACAAGCAGTTCAGCTCTGGGATCTATCCAAGTCAATGCTTCTTTCGTTGAAGAGCTTCTAGCCTGTCTCCTATCTTGTGAGCCGGGGTTATCATGCAACTTGGTCAAAGATTACATTTCACCGACGAACACTTGCCCAGGCAACTATGCTGGCGTCATGAGTGGAGAACCTTCCTCCAACCCTTACCTTGGTTCCGTCAGTGACGTTTCTAGATTCCTATGGAACTTTCTGGCTGAAAAAACATCTGTCCAAAAGGGAAACACAACCTCGGTTTGTTCAAAAGGAAGCTGTAGCAGAACCGACCAAGTGTGTATCAAAGCAGAGAGTAACAAGGAGGGAACATGCGTGGTCTCCACGACCAG GTATGTTCCAGCGTATTCAACAAGATTGAAGTATGCAGATGGCGCTTGGACTATTCTGCCCCAAAACACATCGGATTCTATGGGGATGGTTGATCCGGTCTGGACGGAGAGCAACTGGAACACTATAGGCTTGCAAGTATACACGGTCCAGCACTCAGCATACGACAATGCAGTCCTTGTAGCGGGTATTACAGTCACAACACTGGCTTATTTTGGAATTATGGTTGCCAAATCGTTCATCACAAAAGCTTTGAAGCAGGACTGA
- the LOC103863451 gene encoding nicastrin isoform X1, with protein sequence MAMGLPRLVATAFTLTLVSIFLPLPFSLAGEITSIESVPDLQRLMYVAVDGYPCVRLLNLSGEIGCSNPGLSKVVAPIIKLKDVKDLVQPHTVLVTPDEMEDFFTRVSNDLSFASKIGGVLIESGSSFQQKLKGLSPDNMFPQAEFSPYGNVEYKWNPTASSIMWKAYNFPVYLLSESGMSAVHEFLSKKERKHKTYTSDVAEFSMVMETTKAGTHNSEACLQEGTCLPLGGYSVWSSLPPINVSSSNNRKPIVLTVASMDSASFFRDKSFGADSPISGLVALLGAVDALSRVEGFSNLKKQLVFLVLTGETWGYLGSRRFLHELDLHSDAVAGLSDTLIETVLEIGSVGKGLSGGINTFFAHKTRVSSATNKTLDALKVAQDSFASKNIKILSADKTNPGIPPSSLMAFMKKNPQTSAVVLEDFDTKFANKFYHSHLDDLCKQCHSPFNSETPLCSFLILSGITIAANVNSSSVVAAASVVARTLYILASDNKDTSSSALGSIQVNASFVEELLACLLSCEPGLSCNLVKDYISPTNTCPGNYAGVMSGEPSSNPYLGSVSDVSRFLWNFLAEKTSVQKGNTTSVCSKGSCSRTDQVCIKAESNKEGTCVVSTTRYVPAYSTRLKYADGAWTILPQNTSDSMGMVDPVWTESNWNTIGLQVYTVQHSAYDNAVLVAGITVTTLAYFGIMVAKSFITKALKQD encoded by the exons ATGGCAATGGGACTTCCTCGTCTCGTTGCTACTGCTTTTACACTTACTCTAGTTTCAATCTTTCTCCCTCTCCCGTTCTCTCTCGCTG gtGAGATAACATCAATTGAATCTGTTCCTGACCTTCAGAGGCTTATGTATGTTGCTGTTGATGGTTATCCTTGTGTGCGCCTCCTCAATCTCTCTGGAGAGATTGGCTGTTCCA ATCCTGGATTGAGTAAGGTGGTGGCTCCAATCATTAAACTAAAGGATGTTAAAGATTTGGTTCAGCCACACACTGTTTTGGTCACACCTGATGAGATGGAAGATTTTTTTACCAG GGTGTCAAATGATTTGAGTTTTGCTAGCAAAATTGGTGGCGTTCTAATTGAGTCAGGATCTAGCTTTCAACAAAAGTTAAAAG GTCTTTCCCCTGATAACATGTTTCCTCAGGCGGAGTTTTCACCATATGGAAACGTTGAGTATAAATGGAATCCAACG GCATCAAGCATTATGTGGAAAGCTTATAATTTTCCTGTGTACTTGTTGTCAGAAAGTGGTATGTCAGCTGTGCACGAG TTCCTTTCCAAGAAAGAGAGGAAGCATAAAACTTATACCAGTGACGTTGCTGAATTCAGTATGGTTATGGAG ACTACCAAAGCTGGTACACACAATTCGGAGGCTTGTTTACAGGAAGGAACTTGCCTCCCATTGGGCGGATATAG TGTTTGGTCCTCACTTCCACCAATCAACGTTTCTTCTTCCAACAATCGCAAACCAATTGTGCTAACTGTGGCCTCCATGGATTCTGCATCATTTTTCCGTGACAAGAGCTTTGGTGCAGATTCACCGATATCT GGACTGGTAGCTCTTCTGGGAGCAGTTGACGCTCTTTCTCGAGTTGAGGGTTTTAGTAATCTCAAAAAGCAG CTTGTATTTTTGGTTTTGACCGGAGAAACATGGGGTTACCTTGGCAGCAGGAGGTTCTTACACGAACTAGATCTCCATTCAGATGCTGTTGCAGGCCTTAGTGATACCCTGATTGAAACG GTGCTTGAAATAGGATCCGTAGGAAAAGGCTTGAGTGGAGGGATCAATACCTTCTTTGCTCATAAAACCAGG GTTTCTTCTGCTACAAACAAGACACTGGATGCTTTAAAGGTAGCTCAGGATTCATTTGCATCAAAGAATATCAAGATTCTTTCAGCTGATAAGACAAACCCTGGAATACCTCCATCATCCTTGATGGCATTCATGAAAAAG AACCCTCAGACTTCAGCTGTTGTTCTTGAAGACTTTGATACCAAGTTTGCGAACAAGTTCTACCATAGTCACCTCGATGATTTGTGTAAGCAGTGCCACTCTCCTTTTAACTCCGAAACACCATTGTGCAGTTTTCTGATACTTTCTGGTATTACTATTGCAGCAAATGTCAACTCCTCATCTGTAGTAGCTGCTGCTTCTGTTGTGGCCCGTACGCTTTACATCCTTGCAAGTGACAACAAAGATACAAGCAGTTCAGCTCTGGGATCTATCCAAGTCAATGCTTCTTTCGTTGAAGAGCTTCTAGCCTGTCTCCTATCTTGTGAGCCGGGGTTATCATGCAACTTGGTCAAAGATTACATTTCACCGACGAACACTTGCCCAGGCAACTATGCTGGCGTCATGAGTGGAGAACCTTCCTCCAACCCTTACCTTGGTTCCGTCAGTGACGTTTCTAGATTCCTATGGAACTTTCTGGCTGAAAAAACATCTGTCCAAAAGGGAAACACAACCTCGGTTTGTTCAAAAGGAAGCTGTAGCAGAACCGACCAAGTGTGTATCAAAGCAGAGAGTAACAAGGAGGGAACATGCGTGGTCTCCACGACCAG GTATGTTCCAGCGTATTCAACAAGATTGAAGTATGCAGATGGCGCTTGGACTATTCTGCCCCAAAACACATCGGATTCTATGGGGATGGTTGATCCGGTCTGGACGGAGAGCAACTGGAACACTATAGGCTTGCAAGTATACACGGTCCAGCACTCAGCATACGACAATGCAGTCCTTGTAGCGGGTATTACAGTCACAACACTGGCTTATTTTGGAATTATGGTTGCCAAATCGTTCATCACAAAAGCTTTGAAGCAGGACTGA
- the LOC103863449 gene encoding F-box/FBD/LRR-repeat protein At3g52680-like: protein MAEEMNIGQLDENLILKILSLVPIKTAVSTSVLSKEWQSRWKSVPKLKFNSEDYQSEHQTFSETVYKSLLSYEAEVLDSFHLSFGSDKPDAVDVVNWIKTAFALHLRTLVLEFLIYPYEVDEFIFTSSLCTCDTLVTLKLGSLILVDIPAPGSMKSLKTLHLIHAFYTNDESICNLLSGCPRLEELVVERSCEHSVKFFTIKVPSLQRLRIYDDNDEDEFVGYVIDTPYLKYLEIGYLGCPQFSLNAPGLVAAYIGRVSNVISESLVSVRRLALNVSTSMTIYPPTGCIFYQLVYLQIYTHEPGWYDLLTWMLEHSPKLQVLKLVGKYRINPDYHVLGWEWNKPKSVPECLLSHLETFVWRRYDWKGEKEEEVATYLLKNARGLKNATFSTGPIEPGQLDKLKQRRRTRKKLDGVLKASNTCHLVFKFE, encoded by the exons ATGGCTGAAGAGATGAATATCGGTCAGCTGGATGAAAATTTGATTCTGAAAATCCTTTCTTTAGTTCCAATAAAAACTGCCGTGTCGACGAGTGTCTTGTCTAAAGAATGGCAGTCTCGTTGGAAGTCGGTGCCAAAACTGAAGTTTAATTCTGAGGACTACCAGAGTGAACACCAAACATTTTCAGAGACTGTGTACAAGTCTCTCCTTTCATATGAAGCTGAGGTTCTAGATAGTTTTCATCTCAGCTTTGGATCAGATAAACCTGATGCAGTAGATGTTGTAAATTGGATTAAAACAGCGTTTGCTCTACATTTGCGTACATTGGTACTCGAATTTCTCATCTATCCATACGAGGTCGACGAGTTCATATTTACGAGTAGCTTGTGTACTTGTGATACACTAGTGACTTTGAAACTCGGAAGTCTGATTCTTGTAGATATCCCTGCACCGGGTTCGATGAAGTCTCTTAAAACGCTGCATCTTATTCATGCGTTCTACACAAACGATGAATCTATCTGTAATCTTTTATCTGGCTGTCCTAGACTTGAAGAACTCGTTGTGGAACGATCTTGTGAACACAGTGTGAAATTTTTCACTATCAAAGTCCCTTCTTTGCAGAGATTAAGGATTTATGATGACAATGATGAGGACGAGTTCGTTGGATATGTGATAGATACTCCTTATTTGAAATACTTAGAGATTGGATACTTAGGATGTCCACAGTTTTCTCTGAATGCACCGGGGCTGGTGGCGGCATATATTGGTAGAGTTTCTAATGTAATCAGTGAATCTCTCGTTTCAGTCAGACGTCTTGCCTTGAATGTATCAACTTCGATG ACTATATATCCTCCTACTGGATGTATCTTCTATCAACTGGTGTATCTACAGATATATACGCATGAACCAGGCTGGTATGATCTACTTACGTGGATGCTCGAACATTCACCGAAACTACAAGTCCTGAAGCTCGTTGGT AAATATAGGATTAATCCTGACTATCATGTTCTCGGCTGGGAATGGAATAAGCCAAAGTCTGTCCCTGAATGTTTATTGTCACATCTAGAGACATTTGTGTGGAGAAGATACGATTGGAAAggagaaaaggaagaagaagtggcTACATATCTTCTAAAGAATGCAAGAGGGTTGAAGAATGCGACTTTCTCTACAGGTCCCATCGAACCGGGCCAGCTTGACAAGTTGAAACAGAGACGTAGGACACGCAAAAAATTGGATGGTGTGCTCAAGGCTTCTAATACATGCCACCTTGTGTTCAAGTTTGAatga
- the LOC108870344 gene encoding F-box/FBD/LRR-repeat protein At3g52680-like produces MAEEMNIGQLDENLILKILSLVPIKTVVSTSVLSKEWQSRWKSVPKLKFNSEDYQSEHQTFSETVYKYLLSYEAEVLDSFHLSFGSDKADAVDVVHWIKTAFALHLRTLVLEFLIYPYEVDEFIFTSSLCTCDTLVTLKLGSLILVDIPAPGSMKSLKTLHLIHAFYTNDDSICNLLSGCPRLEELVVERSCEYSVKFFTIKVPSLQILKIYDDNDEDEFVGYVIDTPSLKYLEIGYLGCPQFSLNAPGLVAAYIGSVSNVISESLVSVRRLVLNVSTSMTIYPPTGCIFYQLVYLQIYTHEPGWYDLLTWMLEHSPKLQVLKLVGKYRINPDYHVLGWEWNKPKSVPECLLSHLETFVWRRYDWKGEKEEEVAIYLLKNARELKNAIFSTGPIEPGQLDKLKQRRRTRKKLDGVLKASNTCHLVFKFE; encoded by the exons ATGGCTGAAGAGATGAATATCGGTCAGCTGGATGAAAATTTGATTCTGAAAATCCTTTCTTTAGTTCCAATAAAAACTGTCGTGTCAACGAGTGTCTTGTCTAAAGAATGGCAGTCTCGTTGGAAGTCGGTGCCAAAACTGAAGTTTAATTCTGAGGACTACCAGAGTGAACACCAAACATTTTCAGAGACTGTGTACAAGTATCTCCTTTCATATGAAGCTGAGGTTCTAGATAGTTTTCATCTCAGCTTTGGATCAGATAAAGCTGATGCAGTAGATGTTGTACATTGGATTAAAACAGCGTTTGCTCTACATTTGCGTACATTGGTACTCGAATTTCTCATCTATCCATACGAGGTCGACGAGTTCATATTTACGAGTAGCTTGTGTACTTGTGATACACTAGTGACTTTGAAACTCGGAAGTCTGATTCTTGTAGATATCCCTGCACCGGGTTCGATGAAGTCTCTTAAAACGCTGCATCTTATTCATGCGTTCTACACAAACGATGATTCTATCTGTAACCTTTTATCTGGCTGTCCTAGACTTGAAGAACTCGTTGTGGAACGATCTTGTGAATACAGTGTGAAATTTTTCACTATCAAAGTCCCTTCTTTGcagatattaaaaatttatgatgaCAATGATGAGGACGAGTTCGTTGGATATGTGATAGATACTCCTTCTTTGAAATACTTAGAGATTGGATACTTAGGATGTCCACAGTTTTCTCTGAATGCACCGGGGCTGGTGGCGGCATATATTGGTAGCGTTTCTAATGTAATCAGTGAATCTCTCGTTTCAGTCAGACGTCTTGTCTTGAATGTATCAACTTCGATG ACTATATATCCTCCTACTGGATGTATCTTCTATCAACTGGTGTATCTACAGATATATACGCATGAACCAGGCTGGTATGATCTACTTACGTGGATGCTCGAACATTCACCGAAACTACAAGTCCTGAAGCTCGTTGGT AAATATAGGATTAATCCTGACTATCATGTTCTCGGCTGGGAATGGAATAAGCCAAAGTCTGTCCCTGAATGTTTGTTGTCACATCTAGAGACATTTGTGTGGAGAAGATACGATTGGAAAggagaaaaggaagaagaagtggcTATATATCTTCTAAAGAATGCAAGAGAGTTGAAGAATGCGATTTTCTCTACAGGTCCCATTGAACCGGGCCAGCTTGACAAGTTGAAACAGAGACGTAGGACACGCAAAAAATTGGATGGTGTGCTGAAGGCTTCTAATACATGCCACCTTGTGTTCAAGTTTGAatga